A single region of the Parasphingorhabdus litoris DSM 22379 genome encodes:
- a CDS encoding DUF7282 domain-containing protein, translating to MAILSGTASAQETPQRSQITMGNGTANAIEVEGLTRQDEELVSSEIRVDGQNVSTLRANITAVTFPAVTIEKAGWIVLHPVIDGRPDGDIVSGYTYLEPGQSESVTVVIQHPADAGDKFLAMLHSDVDQDRVFDFVFVEDGINVEDRAVFEGTRMIAHLISLPE from the coding sequence ATGGCAATCTTGTCCGGAACGGCATCCGCACAAGAAACACCCCAAAGATCGCAAATAACAATGGGCAATGGCACGGCCAATGCGATCGAGGTTGAAGGCTTAACCCGACAGGATGAGGAGCTCGTCAGTTCCGAAATCCGCGTCGATGGACAGAATGTATCGACCTTGCGCGCAAACATCACCGCCGTCACCTTTCCCGCTGTCACGATTGAAAAGGCCGGTTGGATCGTTCTTCATCCGGTTATAGATGGCCGCCCGGATGGCGATATCGTGTCGGGCTATACCTATTTGGAACCGGGACAGAGCGAGAGCGTAACAGTTGTGATACAGCACCCTGCCGATGCCGGTGACAAGTTTTTGGCCATGCTGCACAGCGACGTTGATCAAGACCGCGTGTTCGATTTTGTGTTTGTTGAAGACGGGATCAATGTCGAAGATCGTGCGGTTTTTGAAGGAACCCGGATGATCGCCCATTTGATCAGCCTACCCGAATAG
- a CDS encoding pentapeptide repeat-containing protein encodes MEDLFSHDALQGKTLARADVVALLGSSQTFIGCDFEEADLSGMNLAGWKFERCNLRRCDLNRAKLEATTWSSCRGPFASFTGSDLTGALFVGSDFNNASFKDATLQEVEFTQCKLTGSDLSRVRTFDIAFEETLLINAKLSGHSFRKATLNRVDFSQSDLRNCDFRHAMLDHCSLREADMAGSRFDGSDLRGADLGGLRLIDASLFQGATISREQAGKLLSELGLKVR; translated from the coding sequence ATGGAAGATTTGTTTTCGCATGATGCACTGCAGGGCAAAACCCTTGCTCGAGCTGACGTAGTGGCTTTGCTAGGGTCCTCACAGACTTTTATTGGTTGCGACTTTGAGGAAGCAGACCTGTCGGGTATGAACTTGGCGGGCTGGAAGTTTGAGCGGTGCAATCTTCGCCGCTGCGATCTGAACCGCGCGAAGCTCGAGGCTACCACTTGGTCATCTTGCCGAGGGCCGTTCGCCAGTTTCACGGGAAGCGATCTGACTGGTGCACTTTTCGTTGGCAGCGACTTCAACAATGCCTCATTCAAGGATGCTACACTTCAAGAGGTGGAGTTTACTCAGTGCAAACTCACCGGCTCGGACTTGTCGAGGGTCAGAACGTTCGATATTGCTTTCGAGGAGACGCTGCTCATTAATGCCAAGCTGTCCGGTCACTCGTTCCGCAAGGCAACTTTGAATCGAGTCGATTTTTCTCAATCTGATCTCCGCAACTGCGATTTCCGTCATGCAATGCTGGATCACTGCAGCTTGCGCGAGGCAGATATGGCAGGATCGCGCTTTGATGGATCTGACCTGCGGGGAGCCGACCTTGGCGGTTTACGACTTATCGACGCCAGCCTGTTCCAAGGAGCGACAATCTCGCGTGAGCAGGCTGGAAAACTCTTGAGCGAACTTGGCCTAAAGGTTCGGTAG
- a CDS encoding DUF1905 domain-containing protein translates to MSNPAYTITNELWTWTSENRRGSYHFLSVPDDVGEEIQAHATVTRLELGLPTKRGWGAVKVEAKIGETVWQTSIFPGIDENAYVLPVKASVRKTEGIVVGNNSEACPFRAQERTLIFSCY, encoded by the coding sequence GTGTCAAATCCTGCTTATACGATAACCAACGAACTCTGGACTTGGACCAGCGAAAATCGTCGCGGCAGCTATCATTTTTTGTCGGTACCCGATGATGTTGGGGAAGAGATTCAGGCCCACGCCACCGTCACACGACTTGAACTCGGGCTGCCAACAAAGCGCGGTTGGGGCGCGGTGAAGGTGGAGGCAAAGATTGGAGAGACCGTTTGGCAGACGTCAATATTTCCAGGAATTGATGAGAATGCCTATGTGCTTCCCGTTAAAGCCTCGGTGCGCAAGACGGAGGGCATCGTAGTGGGCAATAACAGCGAAGCATGTCCGTTTAGGGCGCAAGAGCGGACGTTAATTTTTAGCTGCTATTAG
- a CDS encoding GFA family protein, whose protein sequence is MPITARCACKAVSIELAGDPLRCFVCHCDYCQRMTGSMGNAVAVFPETDVVAMSDALELDPQMPKWPGVKRYLCAKCYSNVHWVNPKAYPGMRLVSLGCFDDPSAFKLSSTVQNQHRPTWCPELDAPVAFEAYP, encoded by the coding sequence ATGCCGATTACAGCACGATGTGCATGCAAAGCCGTATCGATAGAATTAGCCGGCGATCCCCTTCGATGTTTTGTTTGCCACTGCGATTATTGCCAGAGAATGACGGGTTCCATGGGGAACGCGGTTGCGGTTTTTCCGGAAACAGACGTCGTAGCAATGTCGGATGCTCTTGAACTCGATCCCCAGATGCCCAAATGGCCGGGGGTAAAAAGATATCTCTGTGCCAAATGCTATTCCAATGTGCATTGGGTTAACCCGAAAGCATATCCCGGGATGCGATTGGTGTCTCTCGGATGCTTCGATGATCCATCGGCCTTCAAACTTTCAAGCACGGTGCAAAACCAGCATCGGCCAACATGGTGCCCCGAATTGGACGCACCTGTGGCGTTTGAAGCGTATCCGTGA
- a CDS encoding haloalkane dehalogenase, which produces MATSFRDKKKFETVHGKQMAYIEEGEGDPIVFLHGNPTSSYLWRNIMPHLAGRGRLIAPDLIGMGDSEKLENSGPDRYSFVEHRKYLFALLDQLGVKENVTLVIHDWGSGLGFHWAHQHPDAVKAIAFMEAIVAPIPSWENFPQDFADIFGGFRSPAGEEMVLENNMFVEGILPGAIMRQLTDEEMNEYRRPFANAGEDRRPTLTWPRQIPIAGEPADVVEIVGQYNAWLAETQIPKLFINAEPGALIVGPVRDMVRSWPNLSEVTVAGTHFIQEDSPEEIGKAISDWLPD; this is translated from the coding sequence ATGGCCACCAGCTTTCGCGACAAGAAGAAATTCGAAACGGTTCACGGCAAGCAAATGGCTTATATTGAGGAAGGCGAAGGCGATCCGATTGTCTTTCTGCATGGTAACCCGACGTCATCATATTTGTGGCGCAACATCATGCCGCATCTTGCTGGGCGCGGCCGCCTGATTGCCCCTGACCTCATAGGCATGGGGGATTCTGAGAAACTCGAGAATAGCGGGCCAGATCGATACAGCTTTGTGGAACACCGCAAATATTTGTTCGCATTGCTTGATCAGCTCGGCGTGAAAGAGAACGTCACGCTGGTCATCCACGACTGGGGGTCAGGGTTAGGGTTTCACTGGGCGCATCAACATCCAGACGCAGTCAAGGCAATTGCGTTCATGGAAGCTATCGTTGCTCCCATTCCCAGTTGGGAAAATTTTCCCCAAGACTTTGCGGATATTTTCGGGGGGTTCCGGTCACCTGCTGGCGAAGAGATGGTTCTTGAAAACAACATGTTTGTTGAAGGCATCTTGCCGGGCGCAATCATGCGTCAGCTCACCGACGAAGAGATGAACGAATATCGCAGGCCCTTTGCCAATGCCGGTGAGGATCGCCGCCCGACATTGACATGGCCGCGCCAGATCCCGATCGCGGGAGAGCCGGCTGATGTTGTTGAAATTGTCGGCCAGTATAATGCCTGGCTGGCTGAAACACAGATTCCGAAACTGTTTATCAATGCCGAACCGGGTGCTCTGATCGTCGGACCTGTGAGAGATATGGTGCGATCATGGCCAAATCTAAGCGAAGTGACTGTCGCCGGAACCCATTTTATCCAAGAAGACTCGCCTGAAGAGATTGGGAAAGCAATTTCAGATTGGCTGCCAGACTGA
- a CDS encoding TetR/AcrR family transcriptional regulator, translating into MPRPTSQSRADLVDNALTAFWNIGFHAISMRDMVRETGVSRGSIYSEFKGKRELFHACLARYQEVAVTPRFGQVEAEGARLLDIKQFLDDGIASQESLDPPMPGCLVVNTLAQIDPADEETKRYLEYHTDRLTNGFQAVFERENAVTGALSDQEVTALAEFTTTSVLGLWSNCRKITDADEMRRYVDMLMNLIGAKLGAECP; encoded by the coding sequence ATGCCAAGGCCCACATCTCAGTCTCGCGCCGATCTTGTTGACAATGCCCTTACAGCGTTCTGGAACATCGGCTTTCATGCGATCTCAATGCGGGATATGGTGCGCGAAACGGGGGTTAGTCGCGGCTCGATTTACAGTGAGTTCAAGGGAAAACGTGAGCTGTTCCACGCCTGCCTTGCACGCTATCAGGAAGTGGCGGTAACGCCGAGATTTGGACAGGTTGAAGCGGAAGGTGCGAGACTTCTCGACATCAAGCAGTTTTTGGACGATGGAATTGCGAGCCAAGAATCGTTAGATCCACCCATGCCGGGATGTCTGGTGGTGAACACGCTGGCGCAAATCGACCCGGCGGACGAGGAAACCAAGCGATATCTCGAATATCATACGGATCGCCTCACCAATGGGTTTCAGGCAGTGTTTGAACGTGAAAATGCGGTGACTGGCGCATTGAGCGATCAGGAAGTCACTGCTCTTGCCGAATTCACTACCACATCAGTTCTAGGCCTGTGGTCCAATTGCCGAAAAATCACCGATGCGGACGAAATGCGTCGATATGTGGACATGCTAATGAATTTGATTGGTGCAAAGCTGGGAGCGGAGTGCCCATAG
- a CDS encoding RHS repeat domain-containing protein, translated as MTTRNTTKQNFIMQHFKIMTLAISLGAVISFGASSALAQGTTTYEYDALGRLIGTTTTGGANDGLGTVYEYDAAGNRKRVEVTGSDGTPGGPGRIIVLPINGFLVIPIKGASY; from the coding sequence ATGACAACGCGCAACACCACCAAGCAGAATTTTATCATGCAGCATTTCAAGATCATGACATTGGCAATATCTCTCGGCGCAGTGATCTCGTTCGGTGCAAGCTCTGCATTGGCGCAAGGGACAACTACCTATGAATATGACGCACTGGGCCGGTTGATCGGAACCACCACGACTGGCGGTGCGAATGACGGTCTTGGGACCGTTTATGAATATGACGCAGCCGGAAACCGAAAGCGCGTTGAGGTTACCGGGAGTGACGGAACGCCGGGCGGGCCAGGCCGTATCATTGTCTTACCGATTAACGGCTTTCTCGTGATCCCGATCAAGGGGGCATCATACTGA